One Electrophorus electricus isolate fEleEle1 chromosome 10, fEleEle1.pri, whole genome shotgun sequence genomic region harbors:
- the si:dkeyp-69b9.6 gene encoding zinc finger protein 865, translating into MFQFGKYNVDIIEMLSGHQAHQFKGLGLERQLQHQQQVQLHQHQLQQQQQQQVETSGAILSGLGLGPLQGSRTSAFSDSASIFAKMSAPPPPLQQQSLSSSSQSSRKSSKMSGGSSSGGSHVSGYPQFLRSFHPTEAALAQEQLHPGVGRFDHFAGSSGGGGGSGGIGGLVSSVPPPPPPLHPGLSVPQASPGPSSSSPSPSSSVSSSNNPPSSSTVTSLGHQLAGPPSDARSLHQQFSCMLAANQYFLSGVPANSSLEQFLVQQGSHNHLGLGLSQTGGESSSGLAPPPALHSSHTHSHSASLPQPQQHPPQQQQLPPHTLSHPHPHPHHPLHSSSQPSSLGSFDFQGIPVLSSNQLASLMQQEAGLPLPLPLHLSLSKDEGKGDGTAGGSGGGRRKKAMAGYLPQRKSDSSGNNNNSSNSHSSANPNPSSSSTSGGLSQDNPSGLGGGGPVGMSGLGRDPPPHLTPSSSSSVVSSSSSAAPSSTSASVLVTNNSKTDNHGSMPPPSSQPEPEPLYHCGECGKTFTHLSSLRRHLRCHEITTAGTAGTRSNIVNPVLHPADPSIPHSTQESSASSSCHSPDKNFQCSDCGKGFKKKGHLLQHGVIHSGARPYACTTCSRAFNRRESLTRHEKIHEEKPFRCPACGRCFRESTSLLNHAASGTCGKSGRGPRPKNDSSSSVVGGKSNKTGASSDGMVTSAVVSYRSDGYNENYKDQRSQGNLYSGSSLCGGGIGGAGLRKTPLAPTLHPHPQGQSQQPPPAHLPLSSLLDDSEDDVTSSVNNAISAITAAAANCMSGDLNHSGGRGDDRRDIIGGLLGGLGLGPLGSPGGPSSTSGMDKSYRGGASQDALASSQQPNQQTPGGKPKRPRKPRKKKEPGTAGAEAPKRRQSSQRTGIGDVRPYLCSICGRGFARRETLRRHDRIHTGEKPHHCTVCGKYFREAFHLSKHHTVHSGEKNYKCVLCGKDFGYAQSLKRHGKLHQKGEMEEVPTTPGGENLTSYPAPGGSMIPSGQGNSTSFYPYPQDVKPQAPNPPPPPRLYTCAVCWKSFRHHFHLTAHHQTVHEGGGDKLFSCEVCGKAFAYSNSLTRHRLSQHGLARTGQGGPPGSTSVTGEDSGVGGSVSESEAATNALLQLAPAGGGQGDQQPHGGVLHSHQQAPPQPQAGYSPLFYVPEAGTSLPSSSNTAPYSQPLPSSSSIMSLSHQHTGVKGEPTYQTAQRHTLNPNLPVHSLVLPPPEQQQQHHHHHHHHHHQQHQQHPADVQPHHHHGFHSEEDLRRRKKKKKRWDRREKIGYEWSPTAKRDREQLDLSDGGRKKNERRKHQRRRRRAFRRRQRKFRKKMAMLMRFRRGGGGSSVVCELGPPAELELYRLLSLQVPLRRFPCPFCFLTAFSRRAALVVHIAARHCPRVMCPPDRLRCPVCGKQSRRFLSALIHRSSHLSNRAFSCKLCPSRFWNAALLTRHKRTCQGKPSELKQRRALCLKLTTGKMLKRGVGKGNISTLQIEYSH; encoded by the exons ATGTTCCAGTTTGGAAAATACAATGTGGACATCATAGAGATGCTGAGTGGACACCAAGCCCATCAGTTCAAAGGTCTTGGATTGGAGAGACAACTACAACACCAGCAGCAAGTGCAGCTTCACCAGCACCAGttgcagcagcaacaacagcaacaagtAGAAACCTCTGGGGCTATTTTATCTGGACTTGGCTTGGGCCCACTCCAAGGATCTAGAACCAGTGCCTTCTCTGATTCGGCATCGATCTTTGCAAAAATGAGcgcacctccaccaccactacAGCAGCAGTCACTGTCTTCGTCCTCGCAGAGTTCAAGGAAGTCAAGTAAAATGTCTGGGGGCAGTAGCAGTGGAGGGAGTCATGTGAGTGGCTACCCTCAGTTTCTGCGGTCATTTCATCCAACCGAGGCAGCACTAGCACAAGAACAGCTGCACCCGGGAGTTGGACGGTTTGACCATTTTGCAGGTAgtagtggaggtggaggaggttcGGGAGGAATTGGGGGGCTAGTGTCATCTGTTCCACCGCCACCTCCCCCATTACATCCAGGCCTTTCTGTTCCTCAAGCATCCCCAGGACCATCCTCctcttctccatctccttcaAGTTCTGTTTCCAGCTCCAACAACCCTCCGAGCAGTAGTACGGTAACCTCCCTAGGTCACCAGTTGGCAGGTCCCCCGTCTGATGCACGGAGCTTGCATCAACAGTTCAGCTGCATGCTAGCAGCTAATCAGTATTTTCTCTCCGGAGTGCCGGCTAATTCCAGCTTAGAGCAGTTTTTGGTCCAGCAAGGCAGCCACAACCACCTTGGCCTTGGTCTGAGCCAAACTGGGGGTGAATCGAGTTCTGGCCTTGCTCCGCCCCCTGCCCTccactcctcccacacacacagccactcgGCCAGCTTGCCACAGCCACAACAGCATCcaccacaacagcaacagctgCCGCCTCACACTCTGTCTCATCCGCATCCACATCCGCATCACCCTCTTCATTCCTCCTCTCAGCCTTCCTCATTAGGCAGTTTTGACTTTCAAGGTATCCCCGTCCTCTCCTCCAACCAGCTGGCCTCTCTGATGCAACAGGAAGCTGGTTtacctcttcctctgcctctacacctctccctctccaaggATGAAGGGAAAGGAGACGGTACAGCAGGTGGAAGCggaggaggcaggaggaagAAAGCGATGGCTGGCTACTTGCCTCAACGGAAATCTGACAGCAGtggcaacaataacaacagcagtAACAGTCACAGCTCCGCAAATCCTAATCCCAGCAGCAGTAGCACCTCAGGCGGTCTCAGCCAAGATAACCCATCCGGGCTTGGTGGAGGTGGGCCTGTTGGTATGTCGGGCCTTGGTAGAGATCCTCCTCCCCACTTGACcccttcatcttcctcctcagTAGTGTCATCATCTTCCTCCGCTGCTCCTTCTTCTACATCTGCATCAGTCTTGGTGACAAATAATTCTAAAACTGACAATCACGGCTCCATGCCCCCGCCATCATCTCAGCCCGAACCAGAACCGCTTTACCATTGTGGAGAGTGTGGGAAAACTTTCACACACCTCTCCAGTCTACGCAGGCACTTGCGATGTCACGAGATAACCACGGCAGGTACGGCAGGCACCAGAAGCAACATTGTGAATCCCGTTCTGCACCCAGCGGATCCCAGTATTCCCCACTCAACCCAAGAGAGTTCAGCATCATCGTCATGCCACAGTCCTGACAAGAATTTCCAGTGCTCAGATTGTGGCAAAGGATTCAAAAAAAAGGGGCACCTTCTTCAACACGGTGTCATCCACTCCGGTGCACGGCCATATGCCTGCACTACTTGTAGCCGTGCATTTAACCGGCGTGAGTCCCTTACCCGTCACGAAAAGATTCACGAGGAGAAACCTTTCCGTTGTCCAGCTTGTGGCCGCTGCTTCCGTGAGAGCACGTCATTGCTGAACCATGCAGCCTCAGGCACCTGTGGCAAGTCAGGGAGAGGACCAAGACCGAAGAATGACAGCAGCAGCTCTGTAGTTGGTGGAAAGAGCAATAAAACGGGGGCTTCCAGTGATGGAATGGTAACTAGTGCAGTGG TGTCTTACCGGAGTGATGGTTACAACGAAAACTACAAAGACCAGCGCTCCCAAGGCAACCTGTACTCCGGATCGTCGTTATGCGGTGGAGGCATAGGAGGGGCGGGACTTAGAAAGACACCGTTAGCCCCTACTTTGCACCCGCACCCACAGGGCCAAAGCCAACAGCCGCCGCCGGCACATCTGCCTCTTTCCTCACTGTTGGATGACTCTGAAGATGATGTTACAAGCTCTGTCAATAATGCTATTTCTGCCATCACTGCTGCAGCAGCAAACTGCATGAGTGGCGATCTTAACCACAGCGGGGGTCGAGGAGATGACAGAAGGGATATCATTGGAGGACTTCTTGGTGGTCTGGGTCTAGGCCCTCTAGGCTCACCCGGAGGTCCGTCTTCAACGTCTGGGATGGATAAATCGTATAGGGGTGGTGCGAGCCAGGATGCCTTGGCTTCCAGCCAACAACCAAATCAACAGACACCAGGCGGAAAACCTAAGCGGCCTCGAAAACCTCGTAAAAAGAAGGAACCTGGTACAGCAGGTGCAGAAGCTCCAAAAAGAAGACAGTCCTCTCAGAGGACAGGTATTGGAGATGTTCGACCATATTTGTGCAGCATTTGTGGTCGAGGATTTGCAAGAAGAGAAACCTTACGAAGGCATGACCGCATACATACTGGAGAAAAGCCTCACCACTGTACAGTGTGTGGCAAATACTTCAGAGAGGCATTTCACCTCAGTAAACACCACACAGTACATTCTGGTGAGAAAAACTACAAATGTGTTCTTTGCGGAAAGGACTTTGGATATGCCCAGAGCCTTAAAAGACATGGAAAGCTACATCAGAAAGGAGAAATGGAAGAAGTACCAACAACACCTGGAGGAGAAAATCTTACCAGTTATCCAGCCCCGGGTGGGAGCATGATTCCAAGTGGCCAGGGGAATTCTACATCATTCTACCCGTACCCACAGGACGTCAAACCCCAAGCGCCGAATCCTCCGCCTCCACCCAGACTCTACACGTGCGCTGTATGTTGGAAATCCTTCCGCCATCACTTCCACCTTACGGCACATCATCAAACAGTGCACGAGGGAGGCGGTGACAAGTTGTTTTCTTGTGAGGTTTGTGGAAAGGCCTTCGCATATTCTAACAGCCTGACAAGACACAGGCTGTCTCAGCATGGCCTAGCACGTACTGGTCAAGGAGGACCTCCGGGGAGTACGAGTGTGACTGGAGAAGACAGCGGTGTCGGGGGCTCTGTATCTGAGAGTGAAGCTGCCACAAATGCTTTGCTCCAGCTTGCACCAGCCGGTGGAGGCCAAGGAGACCAGCAGCCTCATGGTGGAGTCCTTCACAGTCATCAGCAGGCACCGCCCCAGCCGCAAGCTGGGTACTCGCCCTTGTTCTATGTACCCGAGGCTGGTACGtctctcccttcttcctctAATACCGCCCCTTACTCCCAACCTCTACCTTCAAGTTCCTCCATAATGTCCCTCAGTCATCAGCACACAGGAGTGAAAGGAGAGCCTACGTATCAGACTGCCCAAAGACATACACTCAACCCAAACCTACCTGTCCACTCACTTGTACTGCCTCCACCtgaacaacagcagcagcaccaccaccaccaccaccaccaccaccaccagcagcaccagcagcaTCCAGCTGACGTccaaccacaccaccaccacggcTTCCACAGCGAGGAAGACCTGAGGCGccgtaagaaaaaaaaaaaaagatgggacAGGAGAGAGAAGATAGGCTACGAATGGAGCCCGACCGCAAAAAGGGACAGGGAGCAGCTGGACCTCTCAGATggaggaaggaagaaaaatgaaaggagGAAACAtcagaggagaaggaggagagctTTTCGCCGAAGACAACGTAAATTTCGGAAAAAAATGGCTATGCTAATGAGGTTTAGACGAGGAGGCGGAGGAAGCAGTGTAGTATGTGAACTGGGTCCTCCAGCAGAACTTGAGCTATACAGACTGCTCTCTTTGCAAGTCCCTCTCAGACGATTCCCATGTCCCTTCTGCTTCCTGACAGCATTTTCACGACGGGCAGCACTTGTGGTCCACATAGCAGCTAGGCACTGTCCCAGAGTCATGTGCCCCCCAGATCGACTGAGGTGTCCAGTCTGTGGGAAACAGTCTCGCAGATTCCTCTCAGCCCTCATTCACAGGAGCTCTCATTTATCCAATCGAGCATTTTCTTGCAAACTCTGTCCCTCTCGTTTCTGGAACGCAGCGCTCCTCACGAGACACAAGAGGACTTGTCAGGGAAAACCGTCAGAGTTGAAACAAAGGAGAGCGCTTTGTTTGAAATTGACAACAGGAAAAATGTTAAAGAGGGGGGTGGGAAAAGGGAATATCTCAACCCTGCAAATAGAATACAGTCACTGA